The following proteins are encoded in a genomic region of Mus caroli chromosome 18, CAROLI_EIJ_v1.1, whole genome shotgun sequence:
- the Esco1 gene encoding N-acetyltransferase ESCO1, with amino-acid sequence MSIQEKSKENSSIVTKESEDENLEQEVEGSQNSSAKKSGSKEAVKSPVRFSNKSKTNQSEFGMRMSTRSASCPADKNATNSFNKNTVTLKGQSQESSKTKKLCQEKLSLGILKGNEQLHRRSQRLQQLTECTTRSLRSREIHGQIQTVKQNLQSARREQCNSTQSKCNKVKVNQKHVKRKVLEIKSDCKEDRHSVTNEVINSPKGKKRKVQHQTTSTCSSQCSQGSDKCLQKTSRKEEIRPVPVTADTRKLKAATSVVSKKNELRKSAHTQVSTSTKCPQIPLPLVPEHSDDQELEQAGKSKRGSILQLCEEIAGEIESDTVEVKKESSCVGSVKEEKPAEVKLQGTDADRQILHHKETNQDVRSNRFFPSRKTKPVKCVLNGINASTKKNSNWTKIKLSKFNSVQQHKLDSQVSPKLNLLQTGLSTSVLEMPHPVSQSTFLEMKAHGNITCQRDKMKGIKSEEVKINNIAIEINKTTKRAPGNCNLDNHIKPSPDSSLDNQMKHSCESAPDQNLSICSASEVEANPLGNTAAVSTLLSQAKIDEDRTFPGSAPNQQHSVLSNEASINRKNRDVPPNHSQLKHDSHLEITIPKSLKLKDSEKVDEKQLVIDAGHKRFGAVSCNICGMLYTASNPEDETQHLLFHNQFISAVKYVGWKKERILAEYPDGRIIMVLPEDPKYALKKVDEIREMVDNDLGFQQAPLMCYSRTKTLLFISNDKKVVGCLIAEHIQWGYRVIEEKLPVIRSEEEKVRFERQKAWCCSTLPEPAICGISRIWVFSMMRRKKIASRMIECLRSNFIYGSYLSKEEIAFSDPTPDGKLFATQYCGTGQFLVYNFINGQNTT; translated from the exons ATGTCCATTCaggagaaatcaaaagaaaattcctccataGTTACTAAAGAAAGTGAAGATGAGAATTTAGAACAAGAGGTTGAAGGTTCTCAGAACAGTTCAGCAAAGAAGTCAGGCTCCAAGGAAGCTGTAAAGTCACCGGTTAGATTTTccaacaaaagtaaaacaaatcagTCTGAATTTGGAATGCGAATGAGTACAAGGTCAGCATCATGTCCAGCTGATAAAAATGCTACTAACTCCTTTAATAAAAATACAGTAACTTTGAAGGGACAATCACAAGAATCTTCAAAAACGAAGAAATTATGTCAGGAAAAATTATCACTTGGAATCTTGAAAGGGAATGAACAGCTTCACCGTAGATCACAAAGACTACAACAGTTAACAGAGTGTACAACCAGGTCTTTGCGCAGTAGAGAGATTCATGGTCAAATTCAAACAGTTAAACAGAATCTGCAATCAGCAAGAAGAGAACAGTGTAACAGTACTCAAAGTAAATGTAATAAGGTTAAAGTAAATCAAAAGCATGTGAAAAGAAAAGTGCTTGAAATCAAGTCTGATTGTAAGGAGGACAGGCATTCAGTTACCAATGAAGTAATAAATTCTCCCAAAGGAAAGAAGCGCAAAGTCCAGCATCAGACAACTTCTACTTGTAGTTCTCAGTGCAGCCAAGGCTCTGACAAATGTCTCCAGAAGACtagtagaaaagaagaaataagaccTGTGCCTGTAACTGCTGATactagaaaattaaaagcagCTACTTCAGTGGTCTCTAAAAAGAATGAACTGAGGAAATCAGCTCATACACAAGTGAGTACTAGCACAAAATGCCCCCAAATCCCACTGCCACTAGTGCCTGAACACAGTGATGACCAGGAATTGGAGCAAGCTGGAAAGAGCAAAAGAGGTAGCATTCTCCAACTTTGTGAAGAAATTGCTGGTGAAATTGAATCAGATACTGTAGAGGTAAAAAAGGAATCATCATGTGTGGGAAGTGTAAAGGAGGAGAAGCCTGCAGAAGTAAAACTGCAAGGGACCGATGCTGACAGACAAATACTCCATCATAAAGAAACCAACCAGGATGTGCGCTCTAATCGGTTCTTTCCCAGTAGGAAAACAAAGCCTGTGAAATGCGTACTAAATGGAATAAATGCCTCAACTAAGAAGAACTCCAACTGGACTAAAATTAAACTTTCAAAATTTAACTCCGTGCAGCAACATAAATTGGACTCTCAAGTGTCTCCTAAGTTGAACTTATTACAAACTGGTTTGTCAACATCAGTTTTAGAAATGCCTCATCCAGTGTCCCAAAGTACATTTTTAGAGATGAAAGCGCATGGTAATATAACTTGCCAACGGgataaaatgaaaggaattaaATCTGAAGaagttaaaattaataatattgcaattgaaattaataaaaccacaaaaaggGCTCCTGGAAATTGTAATTTGGATAATCATATTAAACCCTCTCCTGACTCATCATTGGATAATCAGATGAAGCATTCTTGTGAGTCGGCACCAGATCAG AATCTCAGCATATGTTCAGCATCTGAGGTGGAGGCTAATCCATTAGGAAACACTGCTGCTGTCTCAACTCTTCTCAGTCAAGCTAAGATTGATGAGGACAGAACATTTCCAG GTTCAGCTCCTAATCAGCAGCACAGTGTACTCAGTAATGAAGCGTCTATCAACAGAAAGAACAG ggATGTACCACCAAATCATTCTCAGCTGAAGCATGATTCTCATTTGGAGATAACAATTCCAAAGTCCTTGAAACTGAAAGACTCAGAGAAAGTGGATGAAAAACAGCTGGTCATA GATGCAGGACACAAACGATTTGGAGCAGTGTCCTGTAATATCTGTGGAATGCTCTATACAGCTTCAAACCCAGAAGACGAAACCCAGCACCTGCTTTTCCACAACCAGTTTATAAGTGCTGTGAAGTATGTG ggctggaaaaaagaaagaattcttgcTGAATATCCTGATGGTAGAATAATAATggttcttcctgaagacccaaaGTATGCCCTGAAAAAG GTTGATGAAATTAGAGAGATGGTTGACAATGATCTGGGTTTCCAACAGGCTCCATTGATGTGCTATTCCAGAACTAAGACacttctctttatttctaatgACAAAAAAGTAGTTGGTTGCCTAATTGCAGAACATATTCAGTGG GGCTATCGAGTTATAGAAGAGAAACTTCCAGTTATCaggtcagaagaagaaaaagtccGATTTGAAAGGCAAAAAGCCTGGTGCTGCTCAACATTGCCAGAGCCTGCAATATGTGGGATCAGTCGGATATGGGTGTTCAGCATGATGCGGCGGAAGAAGATAGCTTCTCGCATGATTGAATGCCTAAG gagtAACTTTATTTATGGCTCATATTTGAGTAAAGAAGAAATCGCTTTCTCAGATCCCACTCCTGACGGAAAGCTGTTTGCAACACAGTACTGTGGCACTGGTCAGTTTCTGGTCTATAATTTTATCAATGGACAGAATACCACCTGA